A part of Maniola jurtina chromosome 19, ilManJurt1.1, whole genome shotgun sequence genomic DNA contains:
- the LOC123874809 gene encoding serine/threonine-protein phosphatase 5, protein MAGSEEVPGTISQEDIDEAEKLKNEANEYFKKQNYDRAIELYTKAIEKNPKNAVYYANRSISNLRLENFGYALSDASMSIDLDKSYTKAYYRRAASYMSLGKYKLALKDFEYVTKVRPNDQDAKMKYNECNKIVKKIAFEKAISVDRKEVNIADTINLDAMTIEDEYEGPSLEDGKVTLKFVTELMEYYKEQKKLHKKYAYKILIDVKAYLQKQPSLVDIKVPDDKKFTVCGDIHGQFYDLMNIFQLNGLPSETNPYLFNGDFVDRGSFSVECIFTLFSFKLLYPDHFYMSRGNHETLDMNRMYGFRGEVTSKYTSQMADLFTEVYNWLPLAHCINGRVLVMHGGLFSKDDVTLDDIRMVDRNKQPPEDGIMCELLWSDPQFMAGRAPSKRGVGCQFGPDVTANFLQKNGLDYIIRSHEVKNEGYEVAHDGKCITVFSAPNYCDTMGNLGAFITMNGKDLKPNFKCYEAVPHPDVKPMAYANSFLSMLCQ, encoded by the exons ATGGCTGGAAGCGAAGAGGTACCCGGCACGATATCCCAAGAAGATATCGATGAAGcagagaaattaaaaaatgaagCGAATGAATATTTCAAAA AACAAAACTACGATCGTGCAATTGAATTATATACTAAAGCAATAGAGAAAAACCCGAAAAATGCGGTTTACTACGCAAATAGGAGTATATCCAACTTAAGACTGGAGAATTTTGGTTATGCACTAAGTGATGCATCAATGTCGATTGATTTAGATAAATCCTATACAAAGGCGTATTACAGGCGAGCAGCGTCGTATATGTCTTTAGGGAAGTACAAGTTAGCGCTTAAGGATTTTGAAtat gtaaCCAAAGTTAGGCCAAATGATCAAGATGCAAAAATGAAATACAATGAATGCAATAAGATAGTGAAGAAAATAGCCTTTGAAAAAGCCATCTCTGTGGACAGGAAGGAAGTCAACATTGCTGACACTATTAACCTGGATGCTATGa CCATTGAAGACGAATATGAAGGGCCAAGTCTGGAAGATGGTAAAGTAACTCTGAAGTTTGTCACAGAACTGATGGAATACTATAAAGAACAGAAGAAACTACACAAAAAATATGCATATAAA ATTCTAATAGACGTTAAAGCGTATCTCCAAAAACAACCATCTCTAGTGGACATCAAAGTGCCAGATGATAAGAAATTCACAGTATGTGGGGACATACATGGCCAGTTCTACGACCTTATGAACATATTTCAATTAAATGGTTTACCGTCTGAAACTAATCCGTATCTGTTCAACGGAGATTTCGTGGATCGAGGGTCTTTCAGTGTGGAATGCATCTTCACCCTGTTCAGTTTTAAATTGCTGTACCCAGATCACTTTTATATGTCACGAG GCAACCACGAAACCCTAGACATGAACCGTATGTACGGCTTCCGAGGCGAGGTGACGTCCAAGTACACATCACAAATGGCAGACCTGTTCACGGAGGTGTACAACTGGCTGCCGCTGGCGCACTGCATCAACGGCCGTGTGCTGGTGATGCACGGCGGCCTGTTCTCCAAGGACGACGTCACGTTGGACGACATACGCATGGTGGACAGGAACAAACAGCCGCCCGAGGATG GCATCATGTGCGAGCTCCTCTGGTCAGACCCGCAGTTCATGGCGGGCCGGGCGCCGTCCAAGCGCGGTGTGGGTTGTCAGTTCGGGCCCGACGTGACCGCGAACTTCCTGCAGAAGAACGGGCTGGACTACATCATCCGCAGCCACGAGGTCAAGAACGAGGGCTACGAGGTCGCGCACGACGGGAAATGTATTACTGTGTTCTCCGCACCCAATTACTG